The window TTGGGCGATAAGATTAGAGACAAGGTAGCGACGGTCTGGAGACTATTTTCTTGCCGTTGAGTTTGTGCGGGCGGGTGTGCTTTATGTAGTTCTTGACTTTGCGTTAACTTTTTTTAATTATTGAACATTGACTTATTTCCTGCAGCAGTTAATTAACGGCTTACAACTCGGTTTTGTGTATGCCCTCATCGCCCTGGGCTACACTATGGTTTATGGGATTGTTCGTTTGATTAACTTTGCCCATGGCGATGTCTTTATGGTTGGCGCCTATTTAGGGTTTTTTGCATTAGCCAGCTGGCGGCTACCTTTGCCCGTTGCCATAATAATTGCGATGGTGGGTTGTGCGGCTTTAGGGGTCTTTATTGAGCGAGTGGCGTATAAACCCCTGCGGCGGGCACCAAGGATTTCTTCGCTGATTACGGCAATTGGTGTTTCGCTTTTCCTTGAGTATTTTACCAGTTTAAAGTTTGTTTTTGGACCTTATTTCCGGGCTTATCCTCGGCCGTTTGCGATCCGAACATATAATCTGAGCGGGATAACGGTTTCGAACATACAAATTATTGTTTTCGGGGTGGCAATTTTACTGATGGTGGCTTTAACCCTGTTTGTTAACCGGACGAAAACCGGAATGGCAATGCGGGCGGTTTCATTCGACCGGGATGCGGCGGCGCTGATGGGAATAAATGTGGACAATATAATTTCGGTAACCTTCGGAATCGGGGCGGCACTTGCCGGCGCCGGTGGTGTACTTTATGGCATCGCCTACCCTCAGATTAATCCATTTATGGGGATTATGCCGGGGTTAAAGGCATTTGTCGCTGCCGTGTTAGGTGGCATTGGCATAATTCCCGGAGCGATGTTAGGCGCCGTGATTATGGGAATTGTTGAGAAGTTAACAGAGGTTTACATCTCATCCACTTTAAGGGATGCGGCGGCGTTCGCGATATTGATTGTTGTTCTCCTGGTACGGCCTACGGGTATATTGGGAAAACGGGAGCAGGAAAAGGTTTAGTTAAAATGGCAGCGGGTAATAAATTGAGAATCGACATCGGCATTGTTATGTTGCTTATTGTTCTTGGGTTGTTTGCGGTCCTGGAGTTTTTGATTGTTTCCGGGGTGATTAACCCTTATGTCCACACCATTCTATGTTATGCCGGCATCGTGGTTATTTCCGCATTAGGGCTTAATTTAATTTATGGATATACAGGCCAGTTCTCGTTAGGTCATGCCGCATTTTATGGTATCGGTGGCTATACCGCAGCGCTGGTAACGCGGTCGATAGCGGCAAAGGGGTTGTGGGTGCTTCCTGTGGGTGTACTTGCCGGCGCATTAACGGCTGGGGTAATCGCCCTGCTGATTGGGCTGCCAATTTTACGGTTGAAGTCCGATTATCTCGGTATTGCGACGCTGGGTTTTGGGATGATTGTCAATGTGCTGTTTAAAAATTCTGATAAATTGATAAAGGCAATGGGTGGGGCGGCAGGCATGCGGGGGATTGAGAGATTAACCACTTTTCCCTGGGTGTTTATCTTCTGTTTGGGGGCGGTAATTGTACTCCGTAACCTTGTTTTTTCGGGTGTAGGCCGGGCGTTGATTTCAATCCGCGAGGACGAACTGGCAGCAGAGGCGGTCGGGGTAAATGCCACTTCTTACAAGACCCTGGGGTTTGTCATTGGTTGTATGTTTGCCGGTGTGGCGGGAGGGCTTTATGCTCATCTTTACACCTATCTCAATCCTGACAACTTCGACTTTCTTAAGTCAATTGATGTGTTGTTGATTGTTGTGATTGGCGGACTGGGAAGTATTTCTGGGACGATAATTGCCGGTGCCGGCTGGGCATTTCTCCTCGAGGGTTTACGGGTTATCCTTCCTTCTGCGGTGCAGGAGTGGCGGATGGTTGTTTATCCCTTGGTTCTGATTGTAGTAATGCTGTTCCGCTCCGGTGGAATAATGGGGGGCAGTGAGTTCAATTTTCTAAAACCACAGGAGTATCGCCGGCGGTGAATGTGCTACTTCAAGTTAAAGGGTTGACGAAAACATTTGGTGGGCTCGTCGCCGTAAAGGACTTTTCTCTGACGCTCGAAACCGGGGCGCTTACCGGATTGATTGGACCCAATGGTGCGGGTAAAACCACCGTTTTTAATCTTATAACCGGTATGATTACGCCCAGCAGCGGCTCAATCGTTTTTGCCGGTCGCCCGGTTGTTGGGCTAAAGCCTTACCAAATATACCGGTTAGGGATTGGCAGGACATTTCAAAATATCAGGTTGTTTAACGAGCTCTCTGTTCTGGATAATGTGCGGGTGGCATATCACCATC is drawn from candidate division WOR-3 bacterium and contains these coding sequences:
- a CDS encoding branched-chain amino acid ABC transporter permease, producing the protein MAAGNKLRIDIGIVMLLIVLGLFAVLEFLIVSGVINPYVHTILCYAGIVVISALGLNLIYGYTGQFSLGHAAFYGIGGYTAALVTRSIAAKGLWVLPVGVLAGALTAGVIALLIGLPILRLKSDYLGIATLGFGMIVNVLFKNSDKLIKAMGGAAGMRGIERLTTFPWVFIFCLGAVIVLRNLVFSGVGRALISIREDELAAEAVGVNATSYKTLGFVIGCMFAGVAGGLYAHLYTYLNPDNFDFLKSIDVLLIVVIGGLGSISGTIIAGAGWAFLLEGLRVILPSAVQEWRMVVYPLVLIVVMLFRSGGIMGGSEFNFLKPQEYRRR
- a CDS encoding branched-chain amino acid ABC transporter permease produces the protein MTYFLQQLINGLQLGFVYALIALGYTMVYGIVRLINFAHGDVFMVGAYLGFFALASWRLPLPVAIIIAMVGCAALGVFIERVAYKPLRRAPRISSLITAIGVSLFLEYFTSLKFVFGPYFRAYPRPFAIRTYNLSGITVSNIQIIVFGVAILLMVALTLFVNRTKTGMAMRAVSFDRDAAALMGINVDNIISVTFGIGAALAGAGGVLYGIAYPQINPFMGIMPGLKAFVAAVLGGIGIIPGAMLGAVIMGIVEKLTEVYISSTLRDAAAFAILIVVLLVRPTGILGKREQEKV